The genomic stretch ttactttttcgattcagataataattgatttttatgaaaacattcctaagagtatctattttcaatacaagttaaataacttttgttattcctgtaagtaattgttttcgtttgtttaaccaaaacagatcaaagtggtccaaatcttaaaAAAACACGAGCAACAAATATACCGATACGACTATTTACATAtcaaaaagttagcgattagcgattagcggaagttccgctaatgtgggttttccggttagcgacttagcgattagcgtcgctaaattttcggttagcggtgcccaccactgcaattattacgtcaaatttcacaaatttcaattattacttcaaatacaacatcaatatactagaacccaaagagtgaatatacctttattggattgtatttggcaatttaaggatgtttttcagaaaccggaagtcgcaaaacCAGGTTTCAAAAGGAGGTATGGAGTTGACACTCAGCCTCTGAGCATTgtcccggttcctgaaaaactcaTGTTGGGTAATGCTTGTCCTTTTTATgctgtttccagaaaccagaagctactatctcaaaattcaaaatggcgtctgaagttaaTTTTTGGCCACTGGATATCATACTGTTTCACAAATACTCatgttggatgatatttggtcttttcatactcaaatctagaaaatctataacgagcgtcttagcagagtgattgagatcaatcaaagaaatagttatcggtttccgttatactctactaaattttttggaaataaatattgaaattcagtccgcaaatatatatttcgactgtgacgtacagtcttcctcagtgcttatgtggactggtaaagagcaaaccgtaaatcctgtttttttatttgtagtaggtaaaaatgaaaatttagcacccttaattggagttaggtagggaattatgcggtcgattgtttaccgtaccatgtctggggtttttgggaagcagattgaatagccatgaggggtgattacctgcgtctttattgagaagcgtgcatgagtgttgtttataaatttctaaactttcagctacgtctaatttccataaattattaacggggcggaggaggtgaatgttatccgaagttagtggatgttcctcgttaaaaatatgttcagccacttttgatttgaaatggtgtggtggggcatttgttgaaactttacttgctttggtcacttctgcgaaatgttctttgaaacgtatcaataggttacgtttagtttgtccaatgtaaaccatgtcacagtgactgcatgcaattttataaattccagctttgttcagggttcAGGTATCTTTTCATACTGTTGTTCAGAAACAGAATGTCGCCATCggaatacccagattaggcaataattctcgcgtaatttttcaaacgacctatctaacattgagagactccctttgtttactttctctttgatcaataactatgttatattttccatatttcatagcactcaatgcatagtaagcaatacagtattacaatctctcgattaaggagaagaaagcttggaaaatatttacaattacgacgtaattaacgaaacaaagtgagaaaggagagaatctctcatcgtaacttaggtccttttgaaaaattacgcgagaattgatcattttaggatgtattcaGGGAACCAGAAGTAGTAATCTGGATTTAGAATGGTATTTGAGATCTgattctggcctctgggtaatATCctggtttagaaaaaaaaaaacatattgaaTGGTGCACGGATTCAAcaaagggaataatatcaatgagAGCAGCTGCGTTGAGGAATTTCATATTTATATACTAGATCCTTGAAATAAATTCATAAGAAAtgtcagaaaacacatttccgaccatatatggtcggcgtgcgaccagaccgaaccaagcgaaatttttttgaaaattaagtttttaacaccagtggatgtgaGAACTAATAATCTatcatccatgaaaaaacgaaatcatttgaacaattcaaaatgatattataacaaaaattcattGCAGCAGCTTGCACAAAACATACGGGAAGGTTAAACTTTgaacgccgattactcgaaataatgtttttggcgcttggttcggtgtGGTCGCAAGCCGACCTTATAAAAGTAATAATTTCGTGTagttattttttatgtaaatgcagttaaacgttaaaaaattaacagtgtatatttatttgtttacgTTTAACCCTAGGCATgatctagattttttttcaattcaaattttttatatagttttatattttttttattttttcattttttttcactttttcccaatcagagaaaagttttttttaataattcatattttttcattccttagattcattttttttatattggttttagttttttattcaattttcaatttcctttatttattttaatttttttaaatttcttaaaTTTCTTATTTTATGAGTTAGTTAGGGAACGTCCATTTATTACGCAGAACAAAAATAGTTATTTTCTAAACCCTTTGCTTTTGTatagatccccaaaatttttcgCAACACTTTATCAGATAGCCATCCCTCTCTTCACctcaagcgttacgtatttaaTGAACATTTTCTTACGACATTTCAGTTTTTGATaaatcatatttgaaataggAAAACAAACCAATTTCCTACTGTAAATAgtggaatctaaaatgatatataatcgagtccgacctattTTCGATTATACATACcacgattaaaaaaaaacttcgcgtcatatattataaacatatttatttcatgttttttgcatgtgtatgtgttaatgtatgttcatatgtgtgtgaatgttatgtttaaaatgttcGCTATAGTTGTGCTTTAGGCTACCAGAAGttcgttatttagagtgaataaaaaaccagcagaaattatcaagggcTCCTACAAAAGGCGGTAAATCAAAAGGCGgaatcacaaaaggcagaattacgaaaggcagaatatttcgtaaggcagaatcacgaatggcagaatcacaaagagcacgaatgaATCACAAAATGGAAGATGCAATTCTGGTTTTGTAATTTACTAACATTGTGTCATCTATTTTCCCTTTActaacacacactcgcggcctttggccgactctattgtccaagtgtatgctgtcttTACTCGCTTTGTGCCGGCTCGGTTCcttgcttttaaagtgaaatagcagttaaactaaaagagttagatgcttggagtcaaagaacaacttgcagagtagacttcaatgtttaatttaggTAACTACAAAATTCATGTTTATCACACACTTCAGACAGAAAATTGCAGTTtatttctcaaaaaacatttcatTTCATATTTATTCCTTCCTAAGTGCTGCTTAATTTCTTTAGTTGGACGtttttaagacactattgattacgaaattttctcagctttccaacgaaaccaacataattgagctagctatcacacTTCTTGTGCTAGACCACATTGAAGGCAAACACaaacgaaaactgaaaaagtgaataactctgcagtagttgaattttgaccatatacgtagaaggattttttcatctaatagggtcctctatcaccccccaaaaggattttaagtgagctacctaacaccctgtatttcACAGAGCAAAACAATATCAAGTATGTAGAGCATTAATGAATCTGCTAATATCTAAatgtaaacagaaggtcgagttccgatacgaaatgtagcaccaaggaaaaaaaatatctaaatgtGGAAATTATTTTACTCtgtaaaatatattaaaactgtCGTCGGACACCGATATCCAGTCTCGAAGCGTCATCTTGGCTCCGGACATACCAACATTATTGGCTtgttcaacaagaaagaaaacgctcaaaagaattcagaaaaaaattctgaaaatgattttgaagcgtcctacttggtttggtacactcgaattacatagacttactggtaccattagaagctatgtcaaataaaattatcaacaattttcgaccaaaaaccgttgcaatcctcaattgctacactaagctctctttatagccaataagttaacaattaagttagttgtaattttacttccccttttttgacaagtaggtttaaatccttacgaacgataagtcctaattgcgaaagcaaacaaatcctaacaattaaaattacaaatttctaacagtgttgagaagtcaccatttgtgattggacacacatactcattattatttactaatatttatcataaatacttaagctactaacaaatcccccctttaaaaaaaaccttaatgGCTTGTAAACGTTTCACACAGTTCTATACAGCTTCCCAGTAGCCAGAAGTCGCCagtttggatttaaaaatggtgtcAATCACCATGTTTCGGTCGTGACCAAGGACCCGAGAATCGTCAAATTCATTCAAAAAGTTCCCAAAACGcatgaaatttttcatatttttacccCAAAGGGTTGCCCTTTTCCCCTTTCTAATATTTATATGACCAATTTCTTTATACAAAGAACacatatgccaaatttggtgAAAATTGGTTCAGGCAAGGGTTATGCTCtaatatacatacacacatacataataGATTGTAATTGCTATCGCAggtaagtgaatataattgttggAAAATTATTTGTAGTTGGTGTTTTCAAACTACGCTCTGTTTCAGTCACGTGATACAAGCATAAACAAAATACATACACGGAAAACGAAAATTACACAAATTCATGTCGATTTCACTCAACGGAGTCGTTCGGTGCAGGAAGCCAATATGAGTAATTGTAGATTAATTTAATAGTAGGTGTATAGCATTAAGTGTAATAATACGTCAAAAAGGCTCAACGTTGAGTTCACTCTTTTATACTCTTTTATCTTGGGTGGTTTGATTCGATTGAattaatattatttaaaaatagaatttaattgaaaaacaatctataaaatctatcttAATATTTATTCAAGTACCTTCCAATTTGGGATCACTGGCTTCATCAATTTTCCCTACTAGTGTCTCCGCGTCAGCTCCATTCTCACAAATCATTATTAATCTTGTTTTTAATTGACGGCTATTATTAACAAACAGATGCCTATAAACCGTTCGTCACTTATAATCACCAACTCAGTGCCAAAACTATCAATATTCACAAATCTTTGCCACTTCCACGAAATCAATTTCATCACTcgggttttcaatttttcaaccagtttgatttttcatccaatGTTGGGTTCAAACTACTCAACGTTGGCTTTATATCAAAACACCGCCATTGAGTGAGAGCATGTTTAAAATCTATTGAGTTGAAATGACTCAGCGTTCGCATTGCAAAATCACCCAACACGTAAGATGTATAATGTTTACattagagactgtgttataaagagatacgcaaagagaaaagcagtaaatatggcaaccctttgctaatattttgttttaaacaattctggcaacatttattttcgcatgacttttcatacgcactagaaagtgtaatgaaatttcgaaactttgtaaggatatattactgagtttcagtgcttgttcatacagttataataatttccaatgcatcactcataacatgagcatgacgaacacatttttcgttggaACCATGATTGCATGTGATTCACAGAATTAAAACTGATCGcaacacacattctgtacgaaaagtaacacgcatgagtttgtttactttgcacacttggagcttcgatttgacggttcacttggagttttcgacctcactctttgcgtatctgttcataacaccgtctgtagtttacatcatttcaggtagtttgtacccaccggttgggtagattttgttttccgtgTATATTCCAATGTGTCATTTTGAACATTAAGCAAACAATAGGTCAGAGGATCAACTAAACCTTTTCTTAGTAGCAAAGCACCAAACTAGCTATAAGAGTTATAAAATTTATACAGCACACAGTCATCACCATCGTTCGTGAAATTACACAAGCTGACACCTTATCACTACTCTATCCATCTACGACCTGAGCGTTCATATTCTCGATGCTGGTCTAAACTATAGATGTTCCGTAACGatcattttatgcaaaactgcattacaaacaaattacttgaATCATTAAaccgcattttttttaaatcacaatgATTTGTGTAAAAATCTACTAGACGGTGAAAACATACAAAGCACGTCATACGGCTACTGTAATAATGTCTTTTTCTggagtaatttaaaaaaatagtaatttTCATGCATCTATATACTGAGTTTTTGAGTTCTACAATATTCCACGCTCATTCACACGCTAGGGtgagtttttgttttctttactGCGTCATTACTACCGGCATTAAGGTTTTGCAGTCAACTTCCTGCATGAAATATACTTCCTCAATTTGTTACTTCACATCTTACATCGGTCACGGCGTCGCCGCTTTCTTGTGGAATTTTATAAAATATCCATATGAGGGGAGCTGGTGGGTAACAATCGTAAAAGATGCCATTCTCTGTCAACGTTTTATCAAGTCGTAAATCAGATGCCGTTTCGGTCTGGAATGTGAAGTTAGGTTACTTCTACAGCTCACGATGATTTCATTTCACAGTAGTTAATATAAATGAACAGGCACGTTACCAAATCGAGACAGGTTTTCCAAGTGTAGTTAGTGTTATTTTGATTGTAACAAAGAAACTTTCGTTGAATTTCTGCAATGGTATCTTCTTCGCACACAACTAGCTCATCTATTTTGAAGGTTATATTGTTTAAAATCCGAATTTTACGCTCTTGTGCTGTTATCTCTCCGAGCAGTAAACTTTGGTCCCTCCACCATAATTTGCCAGTATGTTTGTTTCTTATTTTCACTGGAAGGAACAGGGGAACCCTAAACCCATCCTTACTTATTCTGAACCTGGCTGTGTTACTGTCCTTGAAATAAACGCTCAAATTTTTACCAGCAAATGCCAATAGTAGCTGATAGATctgcaataaaataaaaattccatcttttatttttttatcttcttGTTTGTTATACTTTATGTGTTAAGTTTGAATTTTCTTCGAACAAACTGGTTATATCAAAGACATTTCCATGAAATATAACCCACGCACTGCCGGCGTGATTATGCACAACCACTTCATCAGGCAGAAAAAAAGATCGCgacattttttcaaaagcatTATAACTAGACAgcttaaaatgtcaaaaaataaaaaaaatcatgacttCCTAAACCGTTTTTGGTGGCATTGAATAATTATCTCATCAATTACCTACTAAAAAACGTAACACCGTAAAATATTCACTTATATCATTCAATAAAAACCAATGCCCCTGATGCCCAAATCGATCGAGACCTTTAAATTGGCAGAAATATTCTATAAGCTAGCATCCCTCAATATTATATTGGGTTTCGATCAACGCGATTCTATCACAACAAAATTCAACGTAAACACCATTAGCGTGGTTTGAAATCGATCACTTTCGAAACAGAGGCAGGTGTTGGATGTATGTATGTAATGATTTGTACCAGATCTCAAAACAGCCCTCGTGCAGAGCGAAGGGACACATGTTTCCTTTCCGCTTTGCACTGTCCTTCCATCATCATAAGAGTTTTCCGCTGTATTTTCTGGTTTCAACAGAAGCGCCCGCCGGTCATCGCCCAATATAGACAATCGACAGACCAGCATAAAAATCGTGAACTTTAAGCCAGCATCACATTGAAAAAAATCCCTGTGCCAAGCTCAACCAATTTTAACAGAAATTGTGAGGCTCATTCATCGCCCGGAAACATCTGCCACACGAGACCCAAGCTTCTCGGCGATTGTTAGGACTCGGATAAAAATCGATTTCACCCCACAGAAGTGAGCTGCTGCTTCATAACTGTAGCCAGCGCTAGGACCGCTTCCTGCGAGCACGCTCTGTCAGCTTACTATCTCATTATTGTTTTAGGCAACGACGGATGGTGTCGACTGGCGGCGGCGTGGTTGGAGAAAAGTATCCACGCGACTGACGCTCGGTGCCTTTAGCGGATCAAATACAGGACAGCCGAGACGAAACAAACGCAAACGACAGCTGCATTATATTTGGTTTATTGAAATTAAGTGACTATATAGGACTCTTCGGTACATGTACAATGCTGCGTGTTCGTGTTGACCGTTGAGCCAGTACTCGGGTGATACTAGATTATATTTTTGTCGTTCGAACCGTGGATAGTGGGTGTGTATTTGcgtatatgtgcaaactgatgtAAAAAACTTTCAAGTAAATTTTGGAACATCAAATTGTGAGGAAAAAATTGATATTATTGCACGATCTTTCCGCTTCTATACTTTGGTTTAGAAGCAAAGCATTGCATTTGATTGAAATTCCAAGTCCACTGACTATAATATTAGCAAAGTTGGAGATACCTTTTTATCTAACATGCGGTCAAGATGCAAAATAATAATAGCTTCAAAGTAACACAATCTATGTCAATGATTGAGAAGAAAAACTTCCagtagaaaaaatattcttcatGATTATTTTAAATCTCTAAATTGAAAGGTGATCAATTaaatgttgttattgttgctgctgGGTGTCTGTATATGAACGCTACGTGAATGCCCATAACGGAGGTCAacggaggtgagtatttttacggctgggtgcTCGACGTGGAGACACCTATTATTGTATTCGTTAAGAGCGTACTTACGTGACATTACTAGTGCTCGAatctaatatatgaaaaccaACAAAAATGCAGACAAATTTTTCGCTCTGAATTACCCAATTGGAATTTTACCTCCCGTATTAAACATTAACAAAACGCCTATGGTTATGCAGCTGTACTATACTTCAATAATGCTCTGTCTGACGAGACATCTATCTGCGTTTCTTGCCATCTGTTCATACGATTTATTCTAGTTTCCTATTAGACACATAACGGCGTTGACTCAATGAGGATATAAGAACTGGACTGGAGCATATATTCGCCCACTATCTCACGATGCCCTGACCTTTCGAAATAGAAAACCATTACTCTATCATGTTTGCCTGGTCAAACGACTACGTTGCAtagatgttttcgtagttttcggAATGCCAGAATAAATTGAATTCAACGACCTAAAAAGTTGAAGGGAGATTTTACCGATGAATTTCAAAGCGTGTTACTCTGGCTGCAATGAACGTGGTACGATCATACTACACCGCTATGAAGTCAAAGCCATAAGTCTTACTTGCAACCCTTGCAACGTCATTCCATGTTCTGCTTACAAAAACATAAGTGAGCAGAGCAAAGTGATGTCGGTGCAACAGCCCTCACTAATATAGGAAAGATGGCTGACTCTCCTCACATGGTTCGCGCGCGAGAAGTACTAAAACACCATAATTTTTGTCTACACTTTCGGTGCAGCTGCGTTATGCAATACACACAACATCTCCCTGGCGCAAAGGTGCGAACTAGCActatgttttattttaaatgttGTGCCCATAAATAAAATATCATTTGTGGTAAAATACGGATCAACAATCAATAGCGCTCAAAATGGATAGCTAGGCGGTGTCTATCTAGTTCTTATTAATTGCATTTTTAGCCATGGTGTGACATCTATAACCACCTTTCTACAGAGCGCCTCACACACTAGCAACATTACGCACAGGCAACTGAAAACCAGATAGTGCTGCCTCTGCCTAAACCTGCCTTCCCGTTACTTTTTCTAGTTTTGCAATCATCATCGACGTAGTGCGATAATTTCTTTCACTCCCACGGTACTTGCGTATTGGTCGGAGAGCGACAACGACGATCTGTTTCAACGCGGTCGTCACTGCAGTTGATGGCgaggaaaatgaaacaaaacacaCAGCCACAGTTGCTCACTGTGAGTACAAACTGTGACCATTTTAAGCAACAAAGAAACAACTAGTATTACGGTACCCGTTAGTCGTCTCTGTTGCACGAACGCTGTTTCATCAACGAGGTTAGGAAAGTAAAATTCTAATTACGTTTCTAAATACGGGAATGATTTTATATCCTTACataggaataaaaaataaaaccattAGAAAGTATGCAATCAacggaaacaaaacaaaatatatcacAATAGAAGTATGCACAGCGAATTTCCGATACAACCTCAGCTTcaacattttcaataaaaacacaaatttcgtcCCCTAACGCGGCGATATGAATTGAACAAGACAACAACAGAAGCACCGTGCACGGTGTGTGCGTTAATACGAAAGAGAAAACGATATGGAAAACAAGCATGCTTCAGTAAATGCTGAGCTCCTGTT from Wyeomyia smithii strain HCP4-BCI-WySm-NY-G18 chromosome 3, ASM2978416v1, whole genome shotgun sequence encodes the following:
- the LOC129731075 gene encoding cytochrome b5 domain-containing protein 1, with amino-acid sequence MSRSFFLPDEVVVHNHAGSAWVIFHGNVFDITSLFEENSNLTHKIYQLLLAFAGKNLSVYFKDSNTARFRISKDGFRVPLFLPVKIRNKHTGKLWWRDQSLLLGEITAQERKIRILNNITFKIDELVVCEEDTIAEIQRKFLCYNQNNTNYTWKTCLDLTETASDLRLDKTLTENGIFYDCYPPAPLIWIFYKIPQESGDAVTDVRCEVTN